Proteins from one Bradyrhizobium roseum genomic window:
- a CDS encoding methyl-accepting chemotaxis protein: MMHEFDEQAAQELESQVAKPKAKPRAKKASGAAAGPAKNAELAAINASQIVAEFSLDGKIIRANENFLKATGYLATEIADQHHSMLVDATTKQSDEYRSFWAKLGRGESDAGQYRLVGRGNSEVWLQASYAPVLDGAGKATHIVAVGMDVTASAQKRIADEAELKLRSEIMDTTSIVSYADLKGDILSVNEKFLEVSKYPKEELIGRGHNTTRHPDMPKEVFKDMWSTIGRGKVFRGIVKNRAKDGTPYYVDAVIAPIMGNNGKPKGYLGVRYDITEAEIERHNMRGLFAAIDENYAYIEFDTGGNVITANQNFLNVLGYQLSEIAGKHHRTFVDPVDSGKPAYAQFWADLNAGKSSNDVFRRITKTGKDIWIQAVYTPIKDEVGRVVKIVKIATDVTAQRLQSADFEGQLAAIDKAQAVIEFSLDGKILRANDNFLNALGYVGSEITGAHHSLFVEPGYRQSPEYRMFWDKLGRGEYDAGQYKRIAKGGREIWIQASYNPIFGLDGKPFKVVKYATDITAQVKASEALQAAVAQTQEVVTAAKENDLRHRIPLEGKNGEIATLCEGVNGLLDTMSSMIGDISETSQTLRTAANEIATGNTDLSQRTEEQAASLEETAASMEELTATVRQNAENAQQANKLASSASDVAVKGGSVVAEVVQTMDGITQASRKIADIIGVIDEIAFQTNILALNAAVEAARAGDQGRGFAVVAAEVRNLAQRSANAAKEIKGLISDSVSKVESGSRLVDTAGKTMEEIVQSVKRVTDIMAEISAASQEQRGGIEQVNNAVTQMDKVTQQNAALVEEAAAAAKSMEDQTGAMAEMVGQFMLSEEFERGAPPSRNAGKLTGNPVVDRSLRSAKEPISNVSAARSATPRLEAARKPKIEEEPAPRRKAVGADDANWKEF; this comes from the coding sequence ATGATGCACGAATTCGACGAGCAAGCGGCCCAGGAACTCGAAAGTCAGGTCGCCAAGCCGAAAGCAAAGCCGCGCGCCAAGAAGGCCAGCGGGGCGGCCGCGGGTCCGGCGAAGAACGCCGAGTTGGCTGCGATCAACGCGTCGCAGATCGTGGCGGAATTCAGCCTCGACGGGAAAATCATCCGGGCCAACGAAAACTTCCTGAAGGCGACCGGCTATCTGGCGACGGAGATCGCCGACCAGCATCATTCGATGCTGGTGGACGCGACCACCAAGCAGAGCGACGAATATCGTTCGTTCTGGGCGAAGCTCGGCCGGGGCGAATCCGATGCCGGGCAGTACAGGCTGGTCGGCCGTGGCAACAGCGAGGTCTGGTTGCAGGCAAGCTATGCGCCCGTGCTGGATGGCGCCGGCAAGGCGACCCATATCGTTGCTGTCGGCATGGACGTCACGGCTTCCGCGCAGAAGCGTATCGCCGATGAAGCGGAACTGAAGCTTCGCAGCGAGATCATGGATACGACCAGCATCGTGTCGTATGCGGATCTCAAGGGTGACATCCTCTCCGTCAACGAGAAGTTCCTCGAAGTCTCCAAATATCCCAAGGAAGAGCTGATCGGCCGGGGGCACAACACGACGCGCCATCCGGACATGCCGAAGGAAGTCTTCAAGGACATGTGGAGCACGATCGGCCGCGGCAAGGTTTTCCGCGGTATCGTCAAGAACCGGGCGAAGGACGGTACGCCCTATTACGTCGACGCGGTCATCGCACCGATCATGGGCAACAACGGCAAGCCGAAGGGCTATCTCGGGGTCCGCTACGACATCACGGAAGCGGAGATCGAGCGCCACAACATGCGCGGGCTGTTTGCCGCCATTGATGAGAACTACGCTTACATCGAATTCGACACCGGCGGAAACGTCATCACCGCCAACCAGAACTTTCTGAACGTGCTGGGGTACCAGCTCAGCGAAATCGCCGGCAAGCATCATCGTACGTTCGTGGATCCCGTCGATTCCGGCAAGCCGGCATACGCTCAGTTCTGGGCTGATCTGAACGCGGGCAAGTCGTCCAACGATGTCTTCAGGCGGATCACGAAGACCGGCAAGGATATCTGGATCCAGGCCGTCTACACGCCGATCAAGGATGAAGTCGGACGCGTCGTGAAGATCGTGAAGATTGCGACCGACGTGACCGCGCAGCGTCTCCAATCGGCGGATTTCGAGGGACAGCTTGCGGCCATCGACAAGGCGCAGGCTGTCATCGAGTTCTCGCTCGACGGCAAGATCCTGCGCGCGAACGACAACTTCCTCAACGCTCTGGGATATGTCGGGTCCGAAATCACCGGCGCGCATCACTCCCTGTTCGTCGAGCCGGGGTATCGGCAGAGCCCGGAATACCGCATGTTCTGGGACAAGCTCGGTCGCGGCGAATACGACGCCGGCCAGTACAAGCGTATCGCCAAGGGTGGCAGGGAAATCTGGATCCAGGCGAGCTACAACCCGATCTTCGGCCTCGACGGCAAGCCGTTCAAGGTCGTGAAGTACGCCACCGATATCACCGCGCAGGTCAAGGCATCCGAGGCGCTGCAGGCCGCCGTCGCGCAGACCCAGGAAGTTGTTACCGCCGCCAAGGAGAACGATCTGCGGCACCGGATCCCGCTGGAAGGCAAGAACGGCGAAATCGCCACGCTGTGCGAGGGCGTCAACGGCCTGCTCGACACGATGTCATCGATGATCGGCGACATTTCCGAGACGTCGCAGACCCTGCGTACGGCCGCCAACGAAATCGCCACGGGCAATACCGACCTGTCGCAGCGGACCGAAGAGCAGGCGGCCAGCCTGGAAGAGACCGCGGCGAGCATGGAAGAGCTCACCGCGACGGTGCGCCAGAACGCCGAGAACGCCCAGCAGGCCAACAAGCTGGCTTCGTCGGCCTCCGATGTCGCGGTCAAGGGCGGCTCGGTCGTCGCCGAAGTCGTGCAGACGATGGACGGCATCACGCAGGCGAGCCGCAAGATCGCCGACATCATCGGCGTGATCGACGAAATCGCGTTCCAGACCAACATTCTGGCGCTCAACGCCGCGGTGGAAGCGGCGCGGGCGGGCGATCAGGGGCGCGGCTTTGCCGTCGTCGCGGCCGAAGTCCGCAACCTGGCGCAGCGCAGCGCCAACGCGGCCAAGGAGATCAAGGGCCTGATCTCGGACTCGGTTTCCAAGGTCGAGTCCGGTTCGCGCCTGGTCGACACCGCCGGCAAGACGATGGAAGAGATCGTCCAGTCGGTGAAACGCGTGACCGACATCATGGCCGAGATCTCGGCGGCATCGCAGGAACAGCGCGGCGGCATCGAGCAGGTCAACAATGCCGTGACGCAGATGGACAAGGTCACACAGCAGAACGCGGCTCTGGTGGAGGAAGCGGCGGCTGCCGCCAAGTCCATGGAAGACCAGACCGGCGCCATGGCGGAGATGGTCGGGCAGTTCATGTTGTCCGAGGAATTCGAACGCGGCGCGCCCCCGTCGAGAAATGCCGGCAAGCTGACCGGCAACCCCGTCGTCGACCGCTCGCTGCGGTCGGCCAAGGAGCCGATATCGAATGTCAGCGCGGCTCGGTCGGCAACGCCCAGGCTTGAAGCCGCCCGCAAGCCCAAGATCGAGGAGGAACCTGCGCCGCGGCGGAAAGCGGTCGGCGCGGACGATGCGAACTGGAAGGAATTCTGA
- a CDS encoding CheR family methyltransferase has translation MQQEYELRDKDFRKIVELVMNTAGIVLSEKKRPFIQGRLGRRLRALGMEDFRQYCNLLETPAGDEERSNLINAITTNHTSFFREPHHFTYLTRTILPKIVQDAGDQRRLRIWSAGCSTGEEPYTIAMTLREQPSIQTGWDVKILATDLDTNVVAHAAAGVYDAERLEAVPSSARKRFVTELSGGKAQMNDELCSLITFAPLNLLQKWPMKGPFDIIFCRNVVIYFDKPTQRKLFDRYADILKPDGWLFIGHSESLLNVTDRFDLVGRTIYRRTK, from the coding sequence GTGCAACAGGAATACGAGCTTCGGGACAAGGACTTTCGCAAGATCGTCGAACTGGTCATGAATACGGCCGGCATTGTACTCAGCGAAAAGAAGCGTCCGTTCATCCAGGGGCGCCTTGGACGGCGGTTGCGCGCGCTCGGAATGGAGGATTTCCGGCAATATTGCAATCTGCTCGAAACGCCGGCCGGCGATGAAGAGCGTTCCAATTTGATCAATGCCATCACCACGAACCACACCAGTTTTTTCCGCGAGCCGCATCACTTCACCTATCTCACCAGAACGATCCTGCCGAAGATCGTGCAGGACGCGGGAGATCAGCGCCGCCTGCGCATCTGGTCGGCCGGATGCTCGACCGGAGAAGAGCCCTATACGATCGCGATGACGCTGCGCGAGCAGCCTTCGATACAGACCGGCTGGGACGTCAAGATCCTCGCCACCGATCTCGACACCAACGTCGTGGCACACGCCGCAGCGGGGGTCTACGACGCCGAGCGGCTGGAAGCCGTGCCGTCGTCTGCGCGCAAGCGATTCGTCACGGAGCTTTCGGGAGGAAAGGCGCAGATGAACGACGAGCTCTGCTCGCTCATCACCTTCGCGCCGCTCAACCTGCTGCAGAAATGGCCAATGAAGGGGCCGTTCGACATCATCTTCTGCCGCAACGTCGTGATCTATTTCGACAAGCCGACGCAGCGCAAGCTGTTCGACCGTTATGCCGATATTCTGAAGCCTGACGGCTGGCTGTTCATCGGGCATTCCGAGAGCCTGCTCAATGTCACCGATCGGTTCGACCTGGTCGGACGGACGATTTACCGCAGGACCAAATGA
- the cheD gene encoding chemoreceptor glutamine deamidase CheD encodes MTVRRTAHEKQRPDGENASATGSRKYRDPRFDAVAVKVFPGDHYVTSVVDEMLVTILGSCVTACIRDPLAGVGGMNHFMLPESAGAGWDTASASMRYGNVAMERLINDILKRGGARDRLEIKVFGGGNVMNGTTNIGHRNAEFVEEYLAAEGLPIAARHLRGNLPRRVHYFPATGKVMLLELQRSEQEEVVRSEHTYKHKIEVEPAAGSAELF; translated from the coding sequence ATGACCGTACGAAGAACAGCGCATGAAAAGCAGCGGCCCGACGGCGAGAATGCTTCGGCCACGGGTTCGCGCAAATACCGCGATCCGCGCTTCGATGCCGTTGCGGTAAAGGTGTTTCCCGGCGATCACTACGTCACGTCGGTTGTCGATGAAATGCTGGTGACGATCCTCGGCTCCTGCGTCACCGCGTGCATTCGCGATCCGCTGGCCGGCGTCGGCGGCATGAATCATTTCATGCTGCCTGAATCCGCCGGTGCCGGCTGGGATACAGCCTCGGCCAGCATGCGGTACGGCAACGTCGCGATGGAACGGCTGATCAACGACATCCTCAAGCGCGGCGGCGCGCGCGATCGGCTCGAGATCAAGGTGTTCGGTGGCGGCAACGTCATGAACGGCACCACCAATATCGGGCATCGCAACGCCGAGTTCGTCGAGGAATACCTGGCCGCGGAAGGCCTTCCGATCGCCGCCCGCCATTTGCGCGGCAATCTTCCACGGCGGGTTCACTACTTTCCGGCCACCGGCAAGGTGATGTTGCTGGAACTACAACGTTCCGAGCAGGAAGAGGTCGTTCGCAGCGAGCACACCTATAAACACAAGATCGAAGTCGAGCCCGCGGCGGGTTCGGCCGAACTGTTCTGA
- a CDS encoding protein-glutamate methylesterase/protein-glutamine glutaminase, whose amino-acid sequence MTAIRVLIVDDSAFVRKVLTEMLSSDPAIEVVGAAPNPLIARDMIKTLNPDVLTLDIEMPQMDGLSFLEKIMALRPMPVVMISSLTQKGAETALKALEMGAVDYVAKPAIGLVGGLSTLAEEIVAKVKMAASAKVRPRAAEKPQAARLPSAASFNSSEKIIAVGASTGGVEALQEFLTAFPPDAPAILITQHMPAMFTASFANRLDHCCAVGVSQARDGERVLPGHAYIAPGGYHLELTRSGANYMCRVHEQPLVSGHRPSVDVLFRSVAKAAGANAIGVILTGMGRDGAAGLLEMRQAGAPTIGQDEATCVVYGMPKAARECGATEVELPLGKIPAEVLHNCRGRGVRV is encoded by the coding sequence ATGACCGCCATACGCGTGTTGATCGTCGACGACTCTGCGTTCGTGCGCAAGGTGCTGACCGAAATGCTTTCGAGCGATCCCGCGATCGAGGTGGTCGGTGCGGCGCCCAACCCGCTCATCGCCAGGGACATGATCAAGACGCTCAATCCCGACGTACTGACGCTCGATATCGAGATGCCGCAAATGGACGGGCTTTCCTTCCTGGAAAAGATCATGGCGCTGCGCCCGATGCCCGTCGTGATGATTTCGTCGCTCACCCAGAAGGGTGCCGAGACTGCGCTGAAGGCGCTCGAAATGGGGGCCGTCGATTACGTGGCCAAGCCCGCCATCGGGCTGGTCGGCGGGCTTTCGACCCTGGCTGAGGAAATCGTTGCCAAGGTCAAGATGGCCGCTTCGGCCAAGGTCCGGCCGCGCGCGGCGGAAAAGCCGCAGGCCGCGCGGCTGCCGTCGGCGGCATCGTTCAATTCGTCGGAGAAGATCATCGCCGTGGGCGCCTCTACCGGCGGCGTGGAGGCATTGCAGGAGTTCCTCACGGCGTTTCCTCCGGACGCGCCGGCCATTCTGATTACGCAGCACATGCCCGCGATGTTCACCGCGTCGTTCGCGAACAGGCTGGACCATTGCTGCGCCGTGGGCGTCAGCCAGGCCCGCGACGGCGAGCGGGTGCTGCCGGGTCACGCCTACATCGCGCCGGGCGGCTACCACCTGGAATTAACGCGAAGCGGCGCCAACTACATGTGTCGGGTTCACGAGCAGCCACTGGTCTCCGGTCATCGTCCCTCGGTGGACGTGCTGTTCCGTTCGGTGGCCAAGGCCGCCGGCGCGAACGCGATCGGCGTCATCCTGACCGGCATGGGCAGGGATGGGGCGGCGGGCTTGCTCGAGATGCGCCAGGCCGGTGCGCCGACGATCGGGCAGGATGAGGCCACCTGCGTCGTCTACGGCATGCCAAAGGCTGCCAGGGAATGCGGCGCTACCGAAGTCGAACTGCCGCTGGGCAAGATTCCGGCGGAGGTTCTGCACAATTGCCGGGGACGGGGCGTACGGGTGTAG
- a CDS encoding methyl-accepting chemotaxis protein, with protein MRRYRSRTAAGQDSGGGSAQLPGTGRTGVAMLSVLRGGVAAEAVPVPDMAGVPQTAEVPQAPDDQTALLQRWMSLASMQQRVIEALISEITGTSTFVETEAEALSGRFQRLATSAEQQTARVESLTNLAKGIEVDGEQVPIESIAGLLEETLSDVVAKILMLSKDSMAMVYALDDLSKNVVQIEKCTVNLNRINKTTNMLALNARIEAERAGTAGMAFRVVAGEVQELSKATESLSREMKAEIKTVTTGIIEGQATLQRVATIDMSENIMAKDRLEVLLAALVNRSDNLSSIVADAVREASLISADVDGMVTGIQFQDRTRQRLEHVVDTLQVIGQALEDTKGRTKAVVPELSGESGSDVEWVKGLLDNIKMSDLRARFVAQVLDGKQLCEVQDASAHDGPAVSGDVELF; from the coding sequence ATGCGGCGCTACCGAAGTCGAACTGCCGCTGGGCAAGATTCCGGCGGAGGTTCTGCACAATTGCCGGGGACGGGGCGTACGGGTGTAGCGATGTTGAGTGTGTTGCGTGGTGGAGTTGCTGCGGAAGCCGTGCCCGTGCCCGACATGGCCGGCGTGCCGCAGACGGCGGAAGTGCCGCAAGCGCCGGACGATCAAACGGCGCTGCTGCAGCGCTGGATGTCGCTCGCCAGCATGCAGCAGCGCGTCATTGAAGCGCTGATATCGGAAATTACCGGCACGTCGACGTTTGTCGAAACCGAGGCGGAGGCATTGAGTGGCCGGTTTCAGCGGCTCGCTACCAGCGCGGAGCAGCAGACGGCCCGGGTCGAAAGCCTGACCAATCTTGCAAAGGGAATCGAGGTCGACGGCGAGCAGGTACCGATCGAAAGTATCGCCGGATTGCTCGAGGAGACGCTCAGCGATGTCGTCGCGAAGATCTTGATGCTGTCGAAGGATTCGATGGCAATGGTCTACGCGCTGGACGATTTGAGCAAGAACGTCGTGCAGATCGAAAAATGCACCGTCAATCTGAACCGCATCAACAAGACGACCAACATGCTCGCCCTGAATGCGAGGATCGAGGCCGAGCGCGCGGGCACAGCCGGCATGGCATTTCGCGTGGTTGCCGGTGAGGTGCAGGAATTGTCGAAGGCGACGGAAAGCCTTTCGCGGGAAATGAAGGCCGAAATCAAAACGGTGACGACCGGCATCATCGAAGGTCAGGCGACGCTGCAACGCGTCGCGACCATCGACATGTCCGAAAACATCATGGCGAAGGACCGCCTGGAAGTGCTGCTGGCCGCCCTGGTCAACCGGAGCGACAACCTCAGTTCCATCGTCGCCGATGCCGTCCGGGAGGCCAGCCTGATCTCCGCTGACGTCGACGGCATGGTCACGGGAATCCAGTTTCAGGACCGCACCAGACAGCGCCTCGAGCATGTCGTCGATACGCTTCAGGTCATCGGCCAGGCGCTGGAGGACACCAAAGGCAGGACCAAGGCCGTCGTTCCGGAATTGTCGGGCGAGTCCGGGTCCGACGTGGAGTGGGTCAAGGGGCTGCTGGACAATATCAAGATGAGTGATTTGCGTGCTCGCTTCGTTGCTCAGGTCCTCGATGGAAAGCAGCTTTGCGAAGTTCAAGATGCGTCGGCGCACGATGGGCCGGCGGTGAGTGGTGATGTCGAGTTGTTCTAG
- a CDS encoding STAS domain-containing protein: protein MQFEFVGNDACVRMTGDLTFTDHVAFKTMTDRLFGGTDQFVTMDLAKLEFIDSAGLGMLLLARDVADKAGRKLVLRSPGGQVKRMFGLTKFDTLFAVEE from the coding sequence ATGCAGTTTGAGTTTGTCGGAAATGATGCGTGCGTTCGGATGACCGGTGACCTCACGTTCACCGACCATGTCGCTTTCAAGACCATGACGGATCGCCTGTTCGGCGGCACGGACCAGTTTGTCACCATGGACCTCGCCAAGCTCGAATTCATCGATTCGGCGGGCCTGGGCATGCTGCTGCTGGCCAGGGATGTCGCCGACAAGGCCGGCCGCAAGCTGGTCCTGCGCAGCCCGGGTGGCCAGGTCAAGCGGATGTTCGGACTGACCAAGTTCGACACGCTGTTTGCGGTCGAAGAGTAG
- a CDS encoding ATP-binding protein, whose product MAPEGQAIISTASAPKGPRLTYWDGGSSSSLISALSPPATQCIEADLADECQIAEPRHRIMGHLSLLVTTKSAYRHHISRAFVEAIESRTTLSNDLHDRIYTATQEAVMNAVLHGNLRIEAGLRDNLERFVEFHESIERKLALPEVAGGMVRVDALWNSKMLYVVIRDSGDGYDKAAVPSLSETIGDSPVGRGRGLSILETICDRVVLLHGGRAIKLGFRI is encoded by the coding sequence ATGGCGCCGGAAGGACAGGCGATCATATCGACGGCTTCGGCTCCTAAAGGGCCGAGACTGACCTATTGGGACGGCGGTTCCAGTAGCTCATTGATATCGGCGCTTTCGCCGCCTGCGACGCAATGTATCGAGGCCGACCTGGCCGACGAGTGTCAGATCGCCGAGCCACGTCACCGGATCATGGGGCACCTCAGCCTCCTGGTAACGACCAAGTCGGCTTACCGGCATCACATCAGCAGGGCATTCGTCGAGGCTATCGAGAGTCGGACGACGCTCTCTAACGATCTGCACGACCGAATCTACACCGCGACTCAGGAGGCGGTGATGAACGCCGTCCTGCACGGAAATCTCCGGATCGAAGCGGGTTTGCGCGACAACCTGGAACGCTTCGTCGAATTCCACGAGTCGATCGAGCGCAAGCTGGCGCTTCCCGAGGTTGCCGGCGGCATGGTTCGAGTCGATGCGCTCTGGAACTCGAAGATGCTCTATGTCGTCATTCGAGACAGCGGCGACGGTTATGACAAGGCAGCTGTGCCCTCGTTGAGCGAAACGATTGGCGACAGTCCGGTCGGCAGAGGCCGTGGGCTGTCCATCCTGGAAACGATCTGCGACCGCGTCGTCCTGCTTCACGGCGGCAGGGCCATCAAGCTGGGCTTTCGCATATGA
- a CDS encoding PP2C family protein-serine/threonine phosphatase: MTQGPAETLLRAGAVDNAVSNGIRDAKILIADDDPLSRRLLVGILQKQNFRNLKVAEGGRAALELLYSFRPDLVLLDMQMPDIGGLEVCQKARAHPDSVDIPILVQTATVNRREMGNLFAAGASDFLSKPINPSELIARVIVHLERRELLQELREYRERTSLELDAARRMQLELLPSPEVQQALASSTGLRLASFSRSSSEIGGDLWGLLPIDETSFGVFVADFTGHGVTAALNTFRLHALIHEYRSLHHDPSRLLSMLNERLTHLLPRGQFATFLYAVVDHAAGMLRIASAGSPPPIIAAGVEGPSRLFEIAGVPLGIAPGIQYEQRIHAFEPGSRLLLFSDGLPEFAGSSGNRIGEPGLVEAVDACHSDLAPGEVIDGLCRVTGITDAVMLPDDTTIVCVDRRGGPLPGSSKQSALSGDRSSSQAEFHLTKQEKSTCSTG, from the coding sequence ATGACACAAGGTCCTGCCGAGACGCTGTTGCGGGCCGGTGCGGTGGACAACGCCGTAAGCAACGGCATTCGCGATGCCAAGATACTGATCGCCGACGACGATCCGCTCAGCCGCCGTCTGCTCGTCGGCATTCTTCAGAAGCAGAATTTCAGGAATCTGAAGGTCGCCGAGGGCGGAAGGGCGGCGCTGGAGCTGCTCTATTCGTTTCGCCCGGACCTCGTATTGCTGGACATGCAGATGCCCGATATCGGCGGGCTGGAAGTCTGCCAGAAGGCGCGCGCGCATCCCGATTCCGTCGATATTCCTATTCTGGTCCAGACCGCCACGGTCAACCGGCGAGAGATGGGGAACCTGTTCGCCGCCGGCGCTTCCGATTTCCTGTCCAAACCCATCAACCCATCCGAACTGATCGCGCGTGTCATCGTGCATCTTGAGCGGCGGGAATTGCTGCAGGAGTTGCGCGAGTACCGCGAGCGCACGTCGCTCGAACTCGACGCCGCCCGCCGCATGCAGCTCGAGCTGCTTCCATCGCCGGAAGTCCAGCAGGCGTTGGCGTCCTCCACGGGGCTCAGATTGGCTTCGTTCAGCCGGTCTTCCTCGGAGATCGGCGGCGACCTCTGGGGCCTGTTACCGATCGACGAAACCAGCTTCGGGGTTTTTGTCGCCGACTTCACCGGCCACGGCGTGACGGCGGCGCTGAATACGTTCCGCCTGCACGCGCTGATTCACGAATACAGATCGCTGCATCACGATCCGTCGCGGCTGCTGTCGATGCTCAATGAGCGGCTGACCCATCTGCTGCCGCGCGGGCAATTCGCCACCTTCCTTTACGCGGTCGTCGATCATGCGGCGGGAATGTTGCGGATCGCTTCCGCGGGATCTCCGCCACCGATCATCGCGGCTGGTGTCGAGGGACCGTCCCGTCTTTTCGAGATCGCAGGGGTTCCGTTGGGGATTGCGCCCGGCATCCAGTATGAGCAGCGGATTCATGCGTTCGAGCCGGGCTCGCGGCTGCTGTTGTTCAGCGACGGGTTGCCTGAATTCGCGGGCTCATCCGGAAACCGGATCGGAGAACCGGGCCTCGTCGAGGCGGTCGATGCCTGCCACTCCGATCTTGCCCCGGGCGAGGTCATCGACGGGCTGTGTCGCGTAACGGGCATCACGGACGCGGTGATGTTGCCCGACGATACGACGATCGTGTGCGTCGATCGGCGGGGCGGTCCCTTACCGGGTTCCAGCAAGCAATCTGCGCTTTCAGGTGATCGTTCGTCGAGCCAGGCGGAATTCCACCTGACGAAACAAGAAAAATCAACATGCTCGACCGGTTAG
- a CDS encoding Hpt domain-containing protein, whose amino-acid sequence MLDRLENISLLDDEQIGLLREALEPDELAAMLSELPLAARHALAAIEAAVKSAELDEARRAAHVLKGAASSFGAARLAEVARAIELDLPSIADIDRTMPLLVEIIAQTTAALPLRTGKPA is encoded by the coding sequence ATGCTCGACCGGTTAGAAAATATCTCGTTGCTTGATGACGAACAGATCGGCCTGCTTCGCGAAGCGCTCGAACCGGACGAACTGGCTGCAATGCTGTCGGAGTTGCCGCTTGCCGCTCGCCACGCGCTCGCGGCAATCGAGGCGGCTGTCAAGTCGGCGGAACTCGACGAGGCGCGGCGTGCTGCGCATGTCCTGAAGGGGGCTGCGAGCAGTTTTGGCGCTGCGAGGCTGGCGGAAGTTGCCCGCGCGATTGAACTCGACCTGCCTTCGATCGCGGACATAGACCGGACCATGCCGCTGCTCGTCGAGATCATCGCACAGACCACCGCGGCGCTCCCGCTCCGAACCGGGAAGCCGGCATGA